One Nocardia sp. BMG111209 DNA segment encodes these proteins:
- the eccD gene encoding type VII secretion integral membrane protein EccD gives MTHARLDHLEGDPARGIVRAPDLARVTILAKHTQVDMAIPVDVPVALVIPSVVDMVAQHSRSNDFDHTGEQFEPAEWVLARIGRPPFSSSLSLGEHGVRDGELLMLENADHVAPPPLFDDIMYNVAIADADHFRAWSPRVARVTGAIVAVAAMLAGCAGLLAAPTAMPGWITGSLAALVALLLAVAGIVFARMYADPTTAMVLGGCALPSAFSAGMLIVPLQHGEYGWANVLLGAVLVGAIAVLAWRVGGAGSALFIGATTVAVFAVPAALVGLLTTQPGRAIGAGAAALALGALSVAPRVSMLLAKLPLPPVPSPGTPIDPTEDDPDDHRALPTMDVLRAKSERARMYLAGLVAATSLVTVAGAMAAADPRASTPYWPGIALALVCAAVLLFRSRTYAGAEQAVVLLAGGSAVLLIMMCVAAFTLRQPLAVFGAAMVLLIAALIMGTAVPHQTATPPLRRAIELLEYAFVAAVLPLVFWVVELYSLVRSL, from the coding sequence GTGACGCACGCACGACTGGACCACCTGGAAGGGGATCCGGCCCGCGGCATCGTGCGGGCGCCGGATCTGGCCCGGGTGACCATCCTCGCCAAGCACACCCAGGTCGACATGGCGATTCCGGTCGATGTCCCGGTCGCGCTGGTCATCCCCAGCGTCGTCGACATGGTCGCGCAGCACAGTCGCAGCAACGACTTCGACCACACCGGAGAGCAATTCGAGCCCGCCGAATGGGTGCTCGCGCGCATCGGCCGGCCGCCGTTCTCCAGTTCGCTGAGCCTCGGTGAGCACGGGGTGCGCGACGGCGAACTGCTCATGCTGGAGAACGCCGACCACGTCGCGCCGCCGCCGCTGTTCGACGACATCATGTACAACGTCGCCATCGCCGACGCCGACCACTTCCGCGCCTGGTCACCCCGGGTCGCCCGGGTCACCGGCGCGATCGTGGCGGTGGCGGCCATGCTGGCCGGATGCGCCGGGCTGCTGGCCGCGCCGACCGCGATGCCGGGCTGGATCACCGGTTCGCTGGCCGCGCTGGTGGCGCTGCTGCTGGCCGTCGCCGGTATCGTCTTCGCGCGCATGTACGCCGACCCGACCACCGCGATGGTCCTCGGCGGATGCGCGCTGCCCAGCGCGTTCAGCGCGGGCATGCTGATCGTGCCGCTGCAACACGGCGAATACGGCTGGGCCAACGTACTACTCGGCGCGGTGCTGGTCGGCGCGATCGCGGTACTGGCCTGGCGGGTCGGCGGGGCCGGATCGGCCCTGTTCATCGGCGCGACGACGGTGGCGGTCTTCGCGGTCCCGGCCGCACTGGTCGGACTGCTGACCACCCAGCCGGGCCGGGCGATCGGCGCCGGGGCCGCGGCGCTGGCACTCGGCGCGCTGTCGGTGGCGCCGCGGGTCTCGATGCTGCTGGCCAAGCTGCCGCTGCCGCCGGTGCCCTCTCCCGGCACCCCGATCGACCCCACCGAGGACGATCCCGACGACCATCGTGCGCTGCCCACCATGGATGTGCTGCGCGCGAAATCCGAACGGGCCCGGATGTATCTGGCCGGTCTGGTGGCCGCGACCTCCCTGGTCACGGTCGCCGGGGCGATGGCGGCCGCCGATCCGCGCGCGTCCACCCCGTACTGGCCGGGGATCGCGCTGGCGCTGGTGTGCGCGGCGGTGCTGTTGTTCCGCAGCCGCACCTACGCCGGCGCCGAGCAGGCGGTGGTGCTGCTGGCCGGCGGTTCGGCCGTACTGCTGATCATGATGTGCGTCGCCGCGTTCACCCTGCGCCAGCCGCTGGCGGTGTTCGGCGCCGCGATGGTGCTGCTGATCGCGGCCCTGATCATGGGTACCGCCGTACCGCACCAGACCGCGACGCCACCGCTGCGCCGCGCGATCGAACTGCTCGAATACGCCTTCGTGGCGGCGGTGCTGCCTCTGGTTTTCTGGGTGGTCGAGTTGTATTCACTGGTTCGTTCCCTGTGA
- the eccB gene encoding type VII secretion protein EccB, translated as MPSKPTTRWQISGYRFLVRRMEHALVRRDVRMLHDPMRSQSRAYIVGLVIGAVALAGCGVLALLRPQGTIGDNKILLGKDSGAVYAVIDGVVHPALNLASARLAVGAPDKAVSIKESELAKKPRGPLIGIPGAPASLNFGTDGKGRTWTVCDELRNDGSDALTTTVIAGTPVLGDRATTLDKGKALLVQGRDATYLVYDNQRARVDMNTRAVVDALRIRGFTPRPISEGLLNAIPEVLPIVAPKIADPGGVPIKPVAGHRNGDVVFLATENQNYVVLRDGLQPVSPLTADIIRNSNPATSQDAQITGFDRSNTNVVDQLAVSKYPDSAPQIVDAKDQPVGCLSWKPLSGADKADNSRHADLSVFTGHALPIPDNAVPVRLAQADAANHGAEQFYSTPGSGIFVQTTGIEPDSARRDSLFFIADTGVRFGIKDADAAKALGMDPEHAKPEPAPWPIAGLLAAGPALGRQEAMVAHDGVAPDPNPARQLVKSRQDTTTPN; from the coding sequence ATGCCGTCCAAGCCGACCACCCGTTGGCAGATCAGCGGTTATCGCTTCCTGGTCCGGCGGATGGAGCACGCGCTGGTGCGCCGCGATGTGCGCATGTTGCACGATCCGATGCGCTCGCAGTCGCGCGCCTACATCGTCGGCCTGGTCATCGGCGCCGTCGCACTGGCCGGCTGCGGCGTACTGGCGTTGCTGCGCCCCCAGGGCACGATCGGCGACAACAAGATCCTGCTCGGCAAGGATTCCGGGGCCGTGTACGCCGTCATCGACGGCGTGGTGCATCCGGCACTGAATCTGGCCTCCGCCCGGCTGGCGGTAGGTGCGCCGGACAAGGCGGTATCCATCAAGGAATCCGAACTGGCCAAGAAACCCCGCGGCCCGCTGATCGGCATCCCCGGCGCGCCCGCCTCACTGAATTTCGGGACCGACGGCAAGGGCCGCACCTGGACGGTGTGCGACGAACTACGCAACGACGGCAGCGACGCCCTGACCACCACCGTGATCGCCGGCACCCCGGTGCTCGGCGACCGCGCCACCACCCTGGACAAGGGCAAGGCGCTGCTCGTGCAGGGCCGCGACGCCACCTATCTGGTCTACGACAACCAACGCGCCCGCGTCGACATGAACACCCGCGCGGTGGTGGACGCGCTGCGCATCCGCGGCTTCACCCCCCGCCCGATCAGCGAGGGCCTCCTGAACGCGATCCCGGAAGTACTCCCGATAGTGGCCCCGAAAATCGCCGATCCCGGTGGCGTGCCGATCAAACCGGTCGCAGGCCACCGCAACGGCGACGTGGTCTTCCTGGCCACCGAGAACCAGAACTACGTGGTACTGCGCGACGGTCTGCAACCGGTGTCACCGCTGACCGCCGACATCATCCGCAACTCCAACCCAGCGACCTCACAGGACGCCCAGATCACCGGATTCGATCGTTCCAACACGAATGTGGTGGATCAGTTGGCGGTCTCGAAATATCCGGACTCCGCGCCGCAGATCGTCGACGCCAAGGACCAGCCCGTAGGCTGCCTGTCCTGGAAGCCGCTCAGCGGCGCCGACAAGGCCGACAACAGCAGGCACGCAGACCTTTCCGTCTTCACCGGCCACGCGCTGCCGATTCCCGACAACGCCGTACCGGTCCGCTTGGCACAGGCCGACGCCGCGAATCACGGTGCGGAACAGTTCTATTCGACGCCCGGCTCCGGAATCTTCGTACAAACAACCGGAATCGAGCCCGACAGCGCGCGGCGCGACAGCCTGTTCTTCATCGCCGACACCGGCGTCCGATTCGGCATCAAGGACGCCGACGCCGCCAAGGCCCTGGGCATGGACCCCGAGCACGCCAAACCCGAACCCGCCCCCTGGCCGATCGCCGGCCTCCTGGCAGCGGGACCGGCCCTGGGCCGCCAGGAGGCGATGGTCGCCCACGACGGCGTAGCCCCCGACCCGAATCCGGCCCGCCAACTGGTGAAGTCGCGCCAAGACACCACCACCCCGAACTAG
- the mycP gene encoding type VII secretion-associated serine protease mycosin translates to MSVRKCYARTIFRFTAAAVAVACGIAFGAGGAVADRPPAVVPGLLPPGPPMGPPEDTEQPANAPCVSTVPGGDGPAVPAAQRALNLDRAWQFSRGAGQLVAVVDTGVARHPRLPGLVGGGDYVARTDGTEDCDGHGTAVAGVIAATAVAGQGFAGVAPEAAILSIRQSSEFYQAKGRSQQKNPEDLPDGYGNTHTMAWAIRRAADMGASVINVSETTCPTGPLHDEDLGSALQYAAVEKNAVVVVAAGNNDVCRGTNPVLDPVDPGADPWSKVTMNVSPARYDQYALSVGSVDANGQPSKFTVPGPWVGVAAPGENITSLDVNFADPNSRGTAVGFAKRGQQSPISGTSFATPYVAGVAALVRARFPQLSALEVIQRIEATAHAPAEGWDPYLGYGTVDPVAALTAEVPNTLPPKRSDAAQSWQLPVPSSPRAADNSARNVALIGTGVIAVLLVLGYLASFPLRRRFGVRED, encoded by the coding sequence ATGTCGGTCCGAAAGTGCTACGCCCGCACGATATTTCGGTTCACTGCTGCGGCGGTCGCGGTGGCTTGTGGTATCGCGTTCGGCGCCGGGGGTGCGGTGGCGGACCGGCCACCGGCGGTTGTTCCGGGGCTGCTGCCGCCGGGGCCGCCGATGGGGCCGCCGGAGGACACCGAGCAGCCGGCGAATGCGCCGTGTGTGAGCACCGTTCCGGGTGGCGACGGGCCGGCTGTCCCGGCTGCGCAGCGCGCTCTGAATCTCGATCGTGCCTGGCAGTTCTCGCGGGGGGCGGGGCAATTGGTGGCGGTGGTGGATACGGGGGTGGCTCGGCATCCGCGGCTGCCTGGTCTGGTCGGCGGTGGCGACTATGTCGCGCGTACCGACGGCACCGAGGACTGCGACGGGCACGGCACCGCGGTGGCCGGGGTGATCGCGGCCACCGCGGTGGCCGGCCAGGGGTTCGCGGGGGTCGCGCCGGAGGCTGCCATCTTGAGCATTCGGCAGTCCAGCGAGTTCTATCAGGCCAAAGGCCGTTCGCAGCAGAAGAATCCGGAGGATCTGCCCGACGGTTACGGCAACACTCACACCATGGCGTGGGCGATCCGGCGCGCCGCCGATATGGGGGCGTCGGTCATCAACGTTTCCGAGACCACCTGTCCCACCGGGCCGCTGCACGACGAGGATCTCGGTTCCGCGCTGCAGTACGCTGCGGTGGAGAAGAACGCGGTGGTGGTGGTCGCGGCGGGGAACAACGATGTGTGCCGCGGGACTAATCCTGTGCTGGATCCGGTGGATCCGGGTGCGGATCCGTGGAGCAAGGTCACCATGAACGTGTCGCCGGCCCGCTACGATCAGTACGCGCTGTCGGTGGGGTCGGTCGATGCCAATGGGCAACCGTCGAAGTTCACGGTGCCCGGTCCGTGGGTCGGGGTGGCTGCTCCGGGTGAGAACATCACTTCGCTGGATGTGAACTTTGCCGACCCGAACAGTCGGGGGACTGCTGTCGGTTTCGCCAAACGTGGGCAGCAGTCGCCTATTTCGGGGACCAGTTTTGCCACGCCTTATGTGGCCGGTGTGGCTGCGCTGGTGCGTGCGCGGTTTCCGCAGTTGAGTGCGCTCGAGGTTATCCAGCGGATCGAGGCTACTGCGCACGCTCCGGCGGAAGGGTGGGACCCTTATCTCGGGTACGGCACTGTTGATCCGGTCGCGGCGTTGACTGCCGAGGTGCCGAATACGTTGCCTCCCAAGCGGTCCGATGCTGCTCAGAGTTGGCAGTTGCCGGTGCCGAGCTCCCCGCGGGCGGCCGACAACAGTGCTCGTAACGTTGCTTTGATCGGCACGGGGGTGATTGCGGTGCTGCTGGTCCTCGGCTATCTCGCTTCGTTCCCGTTGCGGCGGCGGTTCGGGGTGCGTGAGGACTGA